One Halalkalicoccus subterraneus DNA window includes the following coding sequences:
- a CDS encoding SDR family oxidoreductase — protein sequence MTIETVLVAGASGETGREILTLLRNTDLHVRAMTRDPETVGQLERLGADEVIVGNLLHLADADRAVADVDAVLCAVGTRPGFGALTGAFVDGEGVINLADAASEAGVERFVFESSLGVGDAKAGLPTFARLLIAPILRAKDEAETHLRESGLTYTILRPGGLTNDAPSGEVVVGEGGDSISGRISRADVARLMVAAPFTPDAENRTFEIASREGLRGVPKNVTRLTWVEPSAL from the coding sequence ATGACGATCGAAACCGTGCTGGTCGCGGGCGCGAGCGGGGAGACGGGTCGCGAGATACTGACCCTCCTTCGGAACACTGACCTCCACGTGCGCGCGATGACGCGCGATCCCGAGACGGTCGGGCAACTGGAGCGACTGGGGGCCGACGAGGTGATCGTCGGAAACCTCCTACACCTCGCCGACGCCGACCGTGCCGTTGCGGACGTCGACGCCGTGCTCTGTGCCGTGGGGACGAGACCGGGATTCGGTGCACTCACCGGCGCGTTCGTCGACGGAGAGGGCGTGATCAACCTCGCCGACGCCGCGAGCGAGGCGGGCGTCGAGCGCTTCGTCTTCGAGTCGTCTCTGGGAGTCGGCGACGCGAAGGCGGGACTGCCGACCTTCGCTCGCCTCCTCATCGCCCCGATCCTGCGCGCGAAAGACGAGGCCGAGACCCACCTCCGCGAGTCGGGGCTGACGTACACGATCCTCCGGCCCGGCGGGCTGACCAACGACGCTCCCTCCGGCGAGGTCGTGGTCGGGGAAGGCGGGGATTCGATCTCCGGTCGGATCTCCCGGGCCGACGTCGCCCGTCTCATGGTCGCCGCGCCCTTCACCCCCGACGCGGAGAACCGGACCTTCGAGATCGCGAGCAGGGAGGGGCTGCGCGGCGTGCCGAAGAACGTCACTCGGCTGACGTGGGTCGAGCCGAGCGCACTATAG
- a CDS encoding glycerophosphodiester phosphodiesterase: MATGQGVEPMWVSERAFEPSDPPNVPSLIAHRGFAGEHPENTAAAIRAAARVADWIEIDCRPTADGAIAVYHDHRLDRCTPLTGPVSTIRSEKLFSTPARGGGTVLSLPDALSLIPAEVGVVLDLKGRFGTAPTGGSERWEWIDRVVSLVERAPNPVLAASFWEDALAAVDGRLPTAYLFEHDVETALAVAQRHGCRAIHPPADLIEGTPFARGSTELLDPTSECGLAVNVWTVTNRHEAAALAAAGVDGLISDYADVLSPRKTLSP; this comes from the coding sequence ATGGCAACCGGTCAGGGCGTCGAGCCGATGTGGGTGTCGGAGCGCGCTTTCGAACCGTCTGACCCGCCGAACGTACCGTCGCTGATCGCCCATCGTGGCTTCGCCGGCGAGCATCCCGAGAACACCGCCGCCGCGATCCGGGCGGCCGCCCGCGTGGCGGACTGGATCGAGATCGACTGTCGGCCGACCGCCGACGGAGCGATCGCCGTCTATCACGACCATCGCCTCGACCGCTGTACGCCGCTGACGGGGCCCGTCAGCACGATCCGGAGCGAGAAACTCTTCTCAACGCCGGCTCGCGGCGGTGGCACTGTCCTCTCGCTTCCCGACGCGCTCTCGTTGATCCCCGCCGAGGTCGGGGTCGTGCTCGATCTCAAAGGTCGTTTCGGGACGGCCCCCACGGGCGGATCCGAGCGCTGGGAGTGGATCGATCGGGTCGTCTCGCTCGTCGAGCGCGCACCGAACCCGGTGCTTGCCGCCTCGTTCTGGGAGGACGCACTGGCGGCGGTCGACGGCCGACTGCCGACCGCCTACCTGTTCGAGCACGACGTCGAGACCGCGCTGGCGGTCGCACAGCGCCATGGCTGTCGCGCGATCCACCCGCCCGCGGACCTGATCGAGGGGACGCCGTTTGCCCGCGGCTCGACCGAGTTGCTCGATCCGACGAGCGAGTGCGGGCTCGCGGTCAACGTCTGGACGGTCACGAACCGCCACGAGGCGGCGGCACTCGCGGCGGCCGGCGTCGACGGGCTCATCTCGGACTACGCGGACGTACTGTCGCCGCGAAAAACACTGTCGCCCTAG
- the carA gene encoding glutamine-hydrolyzing carbamoyl-phosphate synthase small subunit, protein MSDAYLALEGGRVLEARGRAPGTARGELVFTTAYTGYEESLTDPSYEEQVLTFSYPLIGNYGVRDERFESERIHPTAVVALELTDDLAEWLEREGIPAIDHLDTRDLVTEIRDEGAMRCGIAAGPEATPEDALAELEACKGMSEHTDIGAQVSVAESYTVEGGGEYDVALIDCGAKGSITSSLTDRGADVHVLPYDTTPAEIRELDPDVLFISNGPGDPANFTAARELVETFAGDLPIAGICLGQQIVARALGGETEKMVFGHRGVNQPVRDLRTGKVVMTTQNHGYTVSEPGDLDVTQVNVNDDTPEGLDSDELGVITRQYHPEANPGPHDSLDFFDDVLELANGPTVTAD, encoded by the coding sequence ATGTCGGACGCCTACCTGGCACTCGAAGGGGGCCGTGTTCTGGAAGCGCGCGGACGTGCGCCCGGGACGGCCCGAGGGGAACTGGTCTTTACGACCGCCTATACGGGCTACGAGGAGAGTCTGACGGACCCCTCCTACGAAGAACAGGTGTTGACCTTTTCGTACCCGCTCATCGGGAACTACGGCGTTCGGGACGAGCGATTCGAATCGGAGCGGATCCACCCTACCGCGGTCGTCGCGCTCGAACTGACCGATGACCTCGCCGAGTGGCTCGAACGCGAAGGGATCCCCGCTATCGACCATCTCGACACGCGCGACCTCGTCACCGAGATCCGCGACGAGGGCGCGATGCGCTGTGGGATCGCCGCCGGGCCCGAGGCGACCCCGGAGGACGCCCTCGCCGAACTCGAGGCGTGCAAGGGCATGAGCGAGCACACCGACATCGGCGCGCAGGTCAGCGTTGCCGAGAGCTACACCGTCGAGGGCGGGGGCGAATACGACGTCGCGCTGATCGACTGCGGCGCGAAGGGCTCGATCACCTCCTCGCTGACCGACCGTGGGGCCGACGTCCACGTCCTCCCCTACGACACGACGCCCGCGGAGATCCGCGAACTCGACCCTGACGTGCTCTTCATCTCGAACGGACCGGGCGATCCCGCGAACTTCACCGCGGCCCGGGAGTTAGTCGAGACCTTTGCCGGCGACCTCCCGATCGCGGGGATCTGTCTGGGCCAGCAGATCGTCGCCCGGGCGCTCGGCGGCGAGACAGAGAAGATGGTCTTCGGACATCGCGGCGTCAACCAACCAGTCAGGGATCTGCGCACCGGGAAGGTCGTGATGACGACACAGAACCACGGTTATACGGTTTCGGAGCCCGGTGACCTCGACGTAACCCAAGTGAACGTCAACGACGATACCCCTGAAGGCCTCGACAGCGACGAGTTGGGCGTGATCACCCGCCAGTACCACCCCGAGGCGAACCCGGGCCCGCACGACTCGCTCGACTTCTTCGACGACGTCCTCGAACTGGCGAACGGGCCGACCGTGACGGCCGACTAG
- a CDS encoding Lrp/AsnC family transcriptional regulator — MDELDREILDVLRHDARIPYTEIADRVGTSEGTVRNRVDRMLETGVIERFTVATRTGNIKAMIELGVDVAVDTTAVAGRLAEWDAVDFVWQVSGEADVVLIVDAADTTGVNDLITRARDMDEIVSTTTRLILDEQR, encoded by the coding sequence ATGGACGAGCTGGATCGGGAGATCCTCGACGTGCTCCGCCACGACGCGCGAATTCCCTATACGGAGATCGCGGATCGCGTCGGGACCAGCGAGGGCACGGTCCGAAACAGGGTCGACCGGATGCTCGAAACCGGCGTCATCGAGCGCTTTACGGTCGCCACCCGCACCGGCAACATCAAGGCGATGATCGAACTCGGCGTCGACGTGGCGGTCGATACCACCGCCGTCGCCGGGCGACTCGCCGAGTGGGACGCCGTCGACTTCGTCTGGCAGGTCAGCGGCGAGGCCGACGTCGTCCTCATCGTCGATGCCGCCGATACCACGGGCGTCAACGACCTCATCACCCGTGCCCGGGACATGGACGAGATCGTCAGCACCACGACGCGGCTGATCCTCGACGAGCAGCGTTAG
- a CDS encoding PHP-associated domain-containing protein translates to MLSLDLHAHTRFFHGHDRLAERFDPYGHAALTTLARRRGLDGVALTNHDYYRPLGNPHEEFLSVPGIEISTTKGHVVVLGPDPPTRTERGALTPAEAVELAHDRDCAAIIAHPFRNSTIRETDVAFDAIECNGKHPRTWPLVREIAAERDIPLVGGSDAHYPFEVGRAYTNVDAEPTPESIVEAIREGRVEPEVAGGPFARVLRRGYRWIHERKGQLTEVTPGVGTPPES, encoded by the coding sequence GTGCTCTCGCTCGATCTCCACGCGCACACGCGCTTCTTCCACGGCCACGATCGGCTCGCCGAGCGGTTCGATCCCTACGGTCACGCCGCACTCACCACGCTCGCAAGGCGCCGCGGACTCGACGGGGTCGCGCTGACGAACCACGACTACTACCGTCCCCTCGGAAACCCCCACGAGGAGTTCCTCTCGGTTCCCGGTATCGAGATCTCGACGACGAAGGGCCACGTCGTCGTGCTCGGGCCGGACCCGCCGACGCGAACCGAACGGGGAGCGCTCACGCCCGCCGAAGCCGTCGAGCTGGCCCACGACCGGGACTGCGCGGCGATCATCGCCCACCCGTTTCGCAACAGCACGATCCGCGAGACCGACGTGGCCTTCGACGCCATCGAATGCAACGGCAAACACCCCCGGACGTGGCCGCTGGTCCGCGAGATCGCCGCGGAGCGGGACATCCCGCTCGTCGGCGGCAGCGACGCCCATTACCCCTTCGAGGTCGGGCGCGCGTACACGAACGTCGACGCCGAACCTACACCCGAGTCGATCGTCGAGGCCATTCGTGAGGGTCGGGTCGAGCCCGAGGTCGCGGGTGGGCCCTTCGCGCGCGTCCTCCGGCGGGGCTACCGGTGGATCCACGAGCGAAAGGGCCAGCTCACCGAGGTGACACCGGGGGTCGGCACGCCGCCGGAGAGCTAA
- a CDS encoding diacylglycerol/lipid kinase family protein, whose product MAGDEGDCVVVVNPESGGLNGDISTVRELATEYGFDLAVSEEAGEPVSLTREAIEAGATRIGACGGDGTVNEVACGIDEAEAFDSTTLGVIPAGTGNNFASNMGVQSIEHGFELLSEGVTRRIDLGIAGDELFVNSCVCGLTADASGATSSELKGRFGELAYVFKTIDRMREFESIPLHVHAEDEEVIWDGDAMFVLIGNARRFPVEGRQQANVEDGRFEVTIIEDVPTGQLVRETAKRRLLGGEASSIHRITTPSLRVDVRRDEPVSFSFDGEISQFTELPCRVRPGTLSVRVGDEYDPIPPEPKGV is encoded by the coding sequence ATGGCCGGTGACGAGGGCGACTGTGTCGTGGTCGTAAACCCCGAAAGCGGGGGGCTCAATGGCGACATATCGACGGTACGTGAACTGGCTACCGAATACGGGTTCGACCTCGCGGTCTCCGAGGAGGCGGGCGAGCCCGTTTCGCTGACCCGCGAGGCCATCGAGGCGGGTGCGACCCGGATTGGGGCCTGTGGCGGCGACGGAACCGTAAACGAGGTCGCCTGCGGGATCGACGAGGCCGAGGCCTTCGATTCGACGACCCTCGGCGTGATCCCCGCGGGAACGGGCAACAACTTCGCGAGCAACATGGGCGTCCAGAGCATCGAACACGGGTTCGAACTGCTTTCGGAAGGGGTAACCCGTCGAATCGATCTGGGTATCGCCGGGGACGAGCTGTTCGTCAACTCCTGTGTCTGCGGGCTGACCGCCGACGCCAGCGGAGCGACCTCCTCGGAGCTGAAGGGACGGTTCGGCGAACTCGCGTACGTCTTCAAGACGATCGACCGGATGCGCGAGTTCGAGTCGATCCCGCTGCACGTTCACGCCGAGGACGAGGAGGTGATCTGGGATGGCGACGCGATGTTCGTCCTGATCGGCAACGCACGGCGATTTCCGGTCGAAGGCCGCCAACAGGCAAACGTCGAGGACGGCCGCTTCGAGGTGACGATCATCGAGGACGTCCCGACGGGGCAACTGGTACGGGAGACGGCGAAACGTCGGTTGCTCGGCGGGGAGGCGAGCAGCATCCACCGGATCACGACTCCCTCGTTGCGCGTCGACGTTCGGCGCGACGAACCGGTTTCGTTCAGTTTCGACGGCGAGATCTCCCAGTTCACGGAGCTCCCGTGTCGGGTTCGTCCGGGGACGCTTTCGGTTCGCGTCGGCGACGAGTACGACCCGATTCCGCCCGAACCGAAGGGTGTTTGA
- a CDS encoding NUDIX hydrolase encodes MSVQDTAGEDSHENARQDVVAVDADDAKQGVVNRLEAHTGDGIRHRAFTALLFDHDDNILLAQRSPDKRLWDTHWDGTVASHPVEGQSQKEATRNRLDDELGVQPSQYTDLRVADKFEYKRYYPNEGVEHEVCSVLKCTLDDTTLDPDEAEVAGLMWVPYERLYENPKWYRQLRLCPWFEIAMRRDFE; translated from the coding sequence ATGAGCGTTCAGGACACCGCGGGCGAAGACTCCCACGAGAACGCCCGCCAGGACGTCGTCGCGGTCGACGCCGACGACGCCAAACAGGGCGTCGTCAACCGACTCGAAGCCCACACGGGTGACGGTATCCGGCACCGGGCGTTTACCGCCCTGCTGTTCGATCACGACGACAACATCCTGCTGGCCCAGCGAAGCCCCGACAAACGCCTCTGGGACACCCACTGGGACGGCACCGTTGCCTCCCATCCCGTCGAGGGTCAGAGCCAGAAAGAAGCCACTCGAAACCGCCTCGACGACGAACTCGGCGTCCAGCCCTCCCAGTACACCGACCTGCGAGTCGCCGACAAGTTCGAGTACAAACGCTACTACCCCAACGAGGGCGTCGAACACGAGGTCTGTTCCGTGCTCAAATGCACCCTCGACGATACTACCCTCGACCCCGACGAGGCCGAGGTCGCGGGCCTGATGTGGGTGCCCTACGAGCGCCTCTACGAGAACCCCAAGTGGTACCGCCAACTGCGGCTCTGCCCCTGGTTCGAGATCGCGATGCGCCGCGATTTCGAGTAG